A section of the Legionella antarctica genome encodes:
- a CDS encoding Hpt domain-containing protein, translated as MDAVLTKPLTQAHATDILKSFIPKLHETSVVDLSKTRRDLPDCDDEMFQLNQFPILNSDEALKNCATHAMLKELLTLMTQELPADLERMKKAFKAHDCPLVEKTAHKIKGGAVYVGTIRMKYACQYVERYWKTGQRELFDALYHQAVSTIEETITYIEGWLQRNTP; from the coding sequence ATGGATGCAGTTTTAACCAAGCCACTAACTCAGGCTCATGCCACAGACATTCTTAAATCGTTCATTCCCAAGCTGCATGAAACGTCAGTTGTTGATCTCTCCAAAACAAGAAGAGATTTGCCCGACTGTGATGATGAGATGTTTCAATTAAACCAGTTCCCCATCTTAAACAGTGACGAAGCATTGAAAAACTGTGCGACTCATGCGATGTTAAAAGAATTATTGACCTTAATGACTCAGGAACTTCCCGCTGATTTGGAACGCATGAAAAAAGCTTTCAAGGCTCATGATTGTCCTCTGGTTGAAAAAACCGCCCATAAAATCAAAGGTGGTGCGGTTTATGTAGGAACCATCCGCATGAAATACGCCTGTCAGTATGTTGAGCGCTACTGGAAAACCGGACAACGTGAATTATTTGATGCACTCTATCATCAGGCAGTAAGTACTATAGAAGAAACCATCACCTATATTGAGGGCTGGCTGCAAAGGAATACACCATGA